In one Tripterygium wilfordii isolate XIE 37 chromosome 22, ASM1340144v1, whole genome shotgun sequence genomic region, the following are encoded:
- the LOC119990313 gene encoding IST1 homolog: protein MSLLNQLFNRGVFGAKCKTCLSLAISRIKLRQNHRDLQLKRMRKEIAEFLLAGQEAIARIRVEHVIREQNLQLAYDALRLFCEFVLARVPVLETQRECPGEVQAAVASLIFAAPRCSDVPDLLQVKNLFGTKYGKEFLIAGSELRPDSGVNRILIENLPVKIPSAEEKLGVLKDIAQEYNVRWDSSNTQAEFSKKHEDLLGGSKQMCDGTEVLQAPTKPISPKISTSNGVHPIVPASSKASESRQPPSPMGTKPRLGNNEAKLSPGNPNAPAATDVKNKSTSQQSSDVLEKARAAMASAQRAAAAARAAAELVNVQFGSLKVKGQSS, encoded by the exons ATGTCGCTCTTAAACCAACTATTCAACAGAGGGGTTTTCGGTGCAAAGTG CAAAACATGCTTGTCCTTGGCAATCTCACGCATTAAATTGCGACAAAATCATAGAGATTTGCAGCTCAAGCGTATGCGGAAGGAAATTGCGGAATTTTTGCTGGCTGGTCAAGAAGCCATAGCTCGAATTCGG GTGGAGCATGTAATTCGAGAGCAAAACTTACAACTTGCATATGATGCGCTGAGGCTATTCTGTGAGTTTGTTCTTGCTCGTGTTCCAGTTCTTGAAACCCAGAG gGAGTGTCCAGGTGAAGTGCAAGCAGCTGTTGCAAGCTTAATTTTTGCTGCCCCAAGATGTTCAGATGTGCCGGATTTGCTGCAGGTCAAGAATTTGTTTGGCACAAAATATGGGAAGGAATTTCTTATTGCCGGCTCTGAGCTCCGCCCTGATTCTGGCGTCAACCGTATA CTCATTGAAAACCTCCCGGTTAAGATTCCATCAGCGGAGGAGAAGCTCGGGGTGTTGAAGGATATTGCACAAGAGTACAATGTGCGTTGGGATTCTTCTAACACTCAGGCAGAATTCAGTAAAAAGCATGAAGATCTACTG GGTGGATCAAAGCAAATGTGTGACGGGACTGAAGTTTTGCAAGCTCCCACTAAGCCCATTTCTCCCAAAATTTCTACTTCTAACGGGGTGCATCCAATTGTGCCTGCAAGTAGTAAAGCTTCTGAGTCTCGTCAACCTCCTAGCCCCATGGGAACCAAGCCAAGGTTGGGTAACAATGAAGCTAAACTATCACCTGGCAATCCTAATGCACCTGCAGCTACCGATGTTAAAAATAAGTCTACATCACAACAATCATCGGATGTGTTGGAAAAAGCTCGAGCTGCCATGGCCTCTGCCCAACGTGCAGCTGCAGCAGCCCGTGCAGCTGCTGAGCTGGTGAACGTGCAGTTTGGATCTTTGAAGGTTAAAGGGCAATCATCATAG